The following proteins are co-located in the Billgrantia tianxiuensis genome:
- a CDS encoding antibiotic biosynthesis monooxygenase, translating into MSVSDPAPSAHCEGATIQIHHRVRPEARDRYETWLRQIIEAAGRFPGHQGVHILRPPEGHHDYEIAVRFASDADARRWRESPERRELMGTIQPDLQQAERVEIVSGIDYWFTPPTPASKQPTRWKQWLVTTAVIWPLTMIVPLLWLPLFGLLPLLDTWGIRHGLVAATIVALVVYVVMPRVVKLVAPWLFR; encoded by the coding sequence ATGTCCGTATCCGACCCCGCCCCCTCGGCTCACTGCGAGGGGGCAACCATCCAGATCCACCATCGGGTCAGGCCTGAGGCCAGGGATCGCTACGAGACCTGGCTGCGCCAGATCATCGAGGCGGCCGGCCGCTTCCCCGGCCACCAGGGGGTGCATATCCTGCGTCCTCCCGAAGGCCATCACGACTACGAGATCGCCGTGCGCTTCGCCAGCGACGCCGACGCCCGGCGTTGGCGGGAGTCCCCCGAGCGCCGCGAACTGATGGGAACCATCCAGCCCGACCTGCAACAGGCCGAGCGGGTGGAGATCGTCAGCGGCATCGACTACTGGTTCACCCCGCCGACACCCGCCAGCAAGCAGCCGACGCGCTGGAAACAGTGGCTGGTAACCACGGCGGTGATCTGGCCGCTGACCATGATCGTGCCGCTGCTCTGGCTGCCGCTCTTCGGCCTGCTGCCGCTGCTCGACACCTGGGGGATCCGTCACGGGCTGGTCGCCGCCACCATCGTCGCGCTGGTGGTCTACGTCGTCATGCCCCGGGTGGTGAAACTGGTAGCGCCCTGGCTGTTTCGTTGA